GGTTACGGAAGTAAGGAAGACACATGGGAGCCAGAGCACCACCTACTGCACTGCGAGGAATTCATTGACCAGTTCAACAGCTTGAGACTGCACTCACACAAACGGCCCAAGGTTCCAAAAAATCGTCAAGAGCTCCTCATCACCAGCCAGCCATCTGCTACAGAAAACGCGAGAGCTCGGTCGGAGGCCCGAAAGAAGAAAAGGACTTGTGGCCCGGCTGTTGGGGTTAGAGTAGGAGGTGTTCTAGGTATTGGGAGTGGAGGGTCAGGACCCACTCAGAAGCAGAGGAAGGTGGGTGTTGGACCTGGGAAACATGCTTTAGGGGACAGAATTAGCAAAGTCATGACGTATAAGGCTCCTCCATCGGGAGGGCCTCACTTTGTTCCTCCAGTGAGGGTTCCTCATAACGGACTGCAAAATGGGGCGATGGATCCTCTTATGTACAGGACTGCAGCAAGGTCCCATAGACTGCCCTCGGACAGTGTGGATAGAGAACTAGGAGGCATGGATACCACTGGACAGAAGTTCACAGCTGAGCTAGGTAAGTTGTTaaaaatggaatgaaaaaatacaatttagttCTGGTGGCGCTGAATTTTTTCTCGACAGActtgatattattatattatgaagaaaatatgataacattaaaacaagCCAAAGTGAACCCCAAATTCCTACGTTTTTCCTTCCCGAAGTAAGACAACCtcattaaaaactttatttatatttttaataatgcaaataaGTACTAATCAAGCTCTGGAACAAAACCTTACTAAATAGTAAAATAGTTTACTCCACATGCTTAGATAAGGATGATAATTTAAAGAatctacttttttatttattcattgtttgtattttagcAGCTTTTAACACACACCATCTCCTATAACCATCACAAATTGAAATGAGTGACAATTACAGTACAGGAAAGTGACAATAATGGTACAGGATGATGTTAAATGCtaaagtaaaatgtaacataaGCCCATAAATTCAGCAAACTGACTCATTAGTGTCAGTTACAGGTCAATATCTACCTAAAGTTTGTTAACTTAAGCCACCATAAGCTTCTGGTATAGCTACATACCAGACCACGTAAAGCTGTAGCAGCAAAATCTGTGAGTGTACTCAGTTGaacaagggtgtgtgtgtgttttgtttaggtTTTTTTGCTCAagaatttaacttttattttttaagataatatgtttttcttctttcttcagtgACATAGTCTGCCTTTAAAGCTCATGGCttgacaaagtttttttttcattctcatgaagtaattatttaactttattaaatCCTAAAGGTTTCAATTACTATAAGCAGCTGCTGTAGTTGCCAGTTTGTCTTAGAATATGGAAGGAAACACCAAAATTACAATtatagaaacatattttatcttaaatttaGTTAATAAAGAACTGTGAGCTGTGGATTTATGAGGGGGTCATTTTAGGGTTACAACATAGAACAATTGCCTGTGCCCTCCCAGTCTGACTTCAGAACTCTGAATCGATACCACCTGATAACATAATTTCAGCGATTGTTATAGTTCAGTAAAACTGTGAGCAATCGGTTTAATGGCGACAATGGTTTCTAATTTACCTCAAATACATCTTTGGCCCATCTGTACTTCAATTTATTGTTGCTTATTAGCCATCATACATTTGTAGacacatctatatatatctgGGGTAAGCTTCTGAAAAGTTAGGGCAGCTACATACATagacattttgaaagaaaataacatttccatgaggagtattttctatttcatgATGGGTAAATACAGGATATTTTAGCAGGTACACTTTTATAGAGACTTGTGCTGCCACGCTCTTCAAAGCTCCCTCTATGGTTTTACTACAGGCGCAGCTGATAACACCTTTAAATTTCACTCCTGGGTCACAGTCCATGGCCTGCACCACTATAGTTAATCATTAAATGCGTTTTAGAAAAGTCATTCACAGCTTGTTTAAAAGAACATCCAGATCAGAACGTTTTTCATTCACATCTGAATTACAATACACACATGTCAGTGGTAAAATGAATATGGAGTTTCTCCATTCTCACTGTCCATAATACCCGTTAAAGGAGAGTTTTGTCCTCTTGGTGCCGGcgaccttttcttttctttagatACACAGAGCGTTGGTATATATTGGTATTAATTACGTGCTTATGATGCTCTCTCCGTGATTTTTAGTTATGCTATTTGTTATTGCCCAACTCCCATAAACCTCAGTCAtgtgattaaatgttttcaatttatgGCCAGAATGTGAAGTTGAAAATAGAATATCTCCACTAAAGTTCTACAAAGAGTCCGTCAGATGTGCACTCTTTTCAAAACATCACAACCTGATAGTGAGACCTTGTCTTCTCTGTGTGAGAACATTAGGACTATCAACCCAACCTAATGGCTATTGGTCTGGCAGCCATTCTGGTTCCTAATGACCTAATCCTTGAAAGACTACGCGCTTACCTCATTCAGCACCCTCAGCTCCACCCATTAATCTGATGTACTGGCAGAGGGCGTCTCTGTGACTGTCGACGGTCATACAATTTATTTGTAGGTGTCATCCCTGAAGCTGGTTTGATTGACTTTTGTTCATTAAACATTCCCTTCAAATTTCTGTTTCAccacagaaaaatattttccataaCCTAAGGGGAAAATCAATTCATACTGCCATTATcatttaataaactttgaaagCAAACACATGGATGTTGCTGATGTCATTCATTTTACCACAACGATTTAGATGCTGACATCTCAGTGACAGTCAGCTAGCTAATGGTAGCACTCTGCACCAATTTCCAAAAGcacctctttcattttttataaatgtaaagcATGGCGTTGCCACGTGTCTGGAGCACTGTCAGAGGAACCAAAGCCACAGCCTCTTGTCCTACAACCATTTGAAATCACTGCTGCCACTTAAAACACCATGTATCCAGGCTGATATCTGTTTATGGTCTTCCTTTGTAGAATCTAATTGAAACAGACTCTTCATCTGAAATTCACTTTtataatgaatgttttattgcaaaGTCAAACTCCACATAATTATGTTTGCCAGAGGAACCTACCCCAGATTTATTAAGTTTAACCGTAATTTGAATTGTTATAtgttgtgtttgagtttgagaTGGAGGGATGATACACTGCAGACCTTTTTATTGAGCGTTTAAACATCTTTTGACATTTCTTATATTTCCAGCTGTAATACCATAACTTGTTTCTATAATACCTTAGAAGAATACAACCTTTTTTCTGAATTAgtttgctgttgctgtttctATTAGTGACTCACTTAAAAGTCAAGTTCCACTGATTTTTGAAGGGCCGACTGTGACTACAGCTTCACTGCATTATTCATCTTGAAATCACTCATGgttaaaaacacagactgagGCGCCTTTTGAGagctttttttgtagtttaaagTCTCCACTGACTTTTGTCATACATGTCAGACCCACGTTTGTATTAAAACCCCAGCTTTTGTATTAGTATTATCACAATTGCTTTAGTCTTTCATCTATTCAGCTGGTGACGATGCAGACCTGAGATTGGGTTGCTCAGCTTCAcagttacctttttttttttttttttcaacagtttttgtTGCATTCATAATGGTCCTCTTGAGATTGCACTGCACCCATAAATTAAGGTTTCTTTGTGTGAAAAGGCctgaaaattatgaaaaagaatGACTTCAAATGTGAAAGTttcacaaaacagcaaaaatatattaatctCTGTGTGTGGTATCCAAGCTTGAAATATTAATGCAATCAACAAAAGTCTAAATTCAACGCATCCCGCAGGGACAGCTCAGATATCATGCAGAGAAAATACTGTGGCATGACTCAGAAATAGGCGATTGCTTTCGTAGCAAATTGGTGACATTCCTGCCAGCTGTAAATGGCCGGAGAAAAGTAAATGGTATATGGAAAATAACTATTGAATTCAAAATAATCAACGTCCCTGAGATAACAACAGACAGCTGAATTCCTACAAACAACAGTGTACACTTGGTGTGCATGTACAATTATCTGACTGCATTCAAAGTTTCTCTTAATGACatatttagttaaaaatgaAAGATCCAAACTTCATGCTTTTACAATAAGTTCAGATGTTCTGATATGTTTTAGTATACAAGTCACATGTGTTTCATGCTGCAATAAGATTacaaattctgaaaatgttagCTAGGAATAGCTTCCAAAGTATTCATTGTAAAAACAGTATGCAGTATGTTTACTTCCAACCTTACGTTAACCAACccaggttgaaaaaaacaaaacattttacacactGTTTTTTCTAATTAATATTACAGACGTTTCCGTCATGGTGGAGTGTTAAATTTAACTCCATCAGTTGGTGTCTGATAGCTGCACAAGTCCGTAAAGACCCATTGACCTGTTTTGTCATCCCCCTGTGTCAGGCTCCCCTCTGGCCAATGGCAAGATGCATCTACACAGCTCAGTAAAGCGGAAGTTGGCCGAGGAGAAAGGCTACGTGTTCGACAAGCGACTCAGGTACAACGTGCGACAGAACGAGAGCAACTGTCGATTCCGAGATATCGTGGTCAGGAAGGAGGAAGGCTTTACGCACGTCCTGCTCTCCAGTCAAACAACAGACAACAACGCTCTGACACCAGAGGTGAGATCCGGAATGTACGTTTGTCCACTaagtttttgtgtttctctggtATGCATCACAGTATGAAGTGTATGTATCATTGCCATGGAGCTCTGTCTGGGAAAGTTAAATATGAAAGGTTTCCTCATTAagtgttgtgtatatatatgacCTGGAGCTATGCACTTACTCCCCAACTGCTCCAGGGAAGCTTTTCAAGAGACCACTTTCGAAAACTGTGGTTTTATTTGACAGCTGCCAGTTGTGGATATGTTGAGCTGCATGAGTCCTACACAGGGCATTGTTGAAAAATAGGAAGGTTGGAAATAGCTTCTGGGCTCTGTCCTTAATACTGACACAGAATTTCCCCAAAACTAGTAGAGTAATTAGGGCTACATATAATCCAGCATTATGCCATCTGTTGTTATTGCAGCAAAATGCCAGTTGAACTAGAGATAAAAGGATGCAGAAGGTTCATAGAGGAGAgcattatgttatttttctccAAGAGAACTGGAGACCCTAGACCCTTCCAATCATTTCCAATGCTTGCTATGtagaaaaaacactgacatctAGGCAAGAGATTGCAGTTTTTTATGCATACTTTTGTCCAATTAGCGTCAGATCATTTGGTTCAAACAGGCAGTTAGCAACAAGACATAGTGATAGCCAATGATAAAATGTCATGAGGACTGATAACGAATGTTCGTGCTTGAtaaaatgttgatgatgaagTAAATTATTGATACATTGCTGATTTATCATTACATTTAGCACATGTAGATTGGGCTGGGCAATATATTAATATGGTAGTGATAGATATagtgatatgagactagatacCATCTCAGATTTAGGATATCTTAATATCGTAATATGTTATAAGTAATggcttttcctggttttaaaatCTACATTACAGTTAAGTGATCTCGTTTTCTGAACTTAACAGGCTGTTCTAGTATTTGCCTTTACCCCGTCATTACATCCATATTAGTGATGATTAATAATCAAACATctcattttgtaaacattttgtgaaagcacTAATGGTCAACCTTACAATATTGTTGCAATATTGATATCGAGGTATATAAtcgtgatatttgattttctccaaaTCGCCTAGCCCTACATGTAAACATAATCATCctatttttagaaaaacattggATTAGGTCCGATGCTGGACCACTTGAGTCTCATCTATGGGCATTTAGGATGTGTAATGTTTGGTTCTGGCAGGAGTGGGTTTAGTTATTTGCAAGTATAAGATTTTTATAATtgatattaataaaatgattaatagtaatataattattacataattattaataacaGGGCACCACCCTGGGATCAGGGACCAATAACCAAACTGTGGATTAAGTCTCAAATATAGCGTTCactcaaaatgtaaatagtCAAAGTTGTATTCCACAATCAGAGTGAACAGTGAAGGTTTGAATCCAAGCACTGACTATAACATCCAACTATTATCACAACATGCATGCACAACATAATCATATAAAACTGCTCTTTTCTGTTGTTCAACCAGCGAATTtattacctgttttttttctttaaagtttttttttaaaacattgtatCACCCCCTCTTAGCAACGTCAGTCGCATGGACGGCTCACGTTGCTAAAATAATGCGTCGGTCTATATATCCTTGGTAACGTCATGGCTGGGTCACAGGGACTACCTGGGGTTCCCGTGGCGCTCTTCCAGGCACCAGTGGTGTGGTTTGAACAAAATCTCCCAAGTAGGTGAGATTCTAACACCTGATGGGTGGTTGGTGCAGTTCCACAGTTTAGGCTTTCGATTTTACATGCAGGCCTCTGTCTTTGTTCCACCCACATGGTGAAGTCCCAACAGCAATCTACAAGCTGTGCTCACTGgcttttgtcatgttttctccCAGTCTCCTCAGCAATCTGTTGATCACCTGCTATCTCCACATCAATCGAAGATTTAGTGGCAGATTCTTTATTCAGGAGTTGTGCTGTGATTTATTCTAATCTGTCACAGTGATGGACAAAGATGTAAGAGTTCTATCAAAATTTATAATATTAACATGGGATCTAACACTATTCCTGTTTTGGAGTGTTTGATGTGTAGACTTCATTGATTGCCACTGTCACAATGTGCTGCTTTAGATGAGCCATTCTCAATGAAGaggttaaaaaaatgacagcttAATAATGCTGGGATGTCTGCAACAAGAAATGTGGTTTAATGGCTCTCTGCTCTGATGCTGTAGCTTCTTGCATCGTGATGATCCACTTTTGGATGCTGCCTGCAGGAAACTACCAGCCTGTGATTGGTTGCTCATTTCCACACTCCAATCAACAACAAGCTGCTCCTTTAAAACTCCCCCTAGAAGTGTTCAGTCACTTGCTTTCACAGTTCAGTAAAGCTTTCCCAAGTCTGTTGGCTTTTGGACTCTTTGTAGTAACTATTGCAACCTTTTTTAACcttctgtttaatttaaaaaaaggtttgatttaTGAATTATGACTTTTACACGATCAACATGCCTTTTTATACCGATATTGACCCTGCAAAGTGGAGAGGTCATATGTCATTTAGGTAGATATTTACAATTGGCTTTGCTGATTTAATAATAAAGCATGTCATAAAGACAAATCTCGTTTGgacattttgtaaacatttgaaaacGTATTCTATTGTGAGttgacatttagaaaacattagTTAGTTGTATACAGATTCCTTAGAGGTCTGTTAATATAATAGTGAGTTTAGCCACAGATAAAGGTATATGTCATAATCTTCCACCTCTGGATCATAAATCTAGGTGAACAGGATTTCCTCCTCTCAGATTGTAGGATGTGTCTAAGATCTACCACAGAGGGTGGTTCTTGCTTTGATACAGCGACGCGTGCACAGCAAGCTGTACTTCACAGGCTGTACTTCACAGGCACTGAAAAGACCtaaactgtgtctgtgtgtgcacatgtgtgtacTTTCATGTGTGACAGTAAGCCCGTAAGCCGTGGGCTTATCAAACAGCTCCGATAGCTCCCTCTCTGTTGCTCAGTCTTTGAAGCTACAGGAACAAGAGAGTCTGCCGATTCGCCTATTGAGTGGCTTTCGAAAAATCTTCAAAAATATCCCTGAGCGTTGTTTATCCAAACACTCACTGCCCTGAGCTATTAACTGGTCCTCCTTCTGTCACCTTTCTGGCTTAACATCCATTCCCGTGTTGTATGACTTTCTGATAATTCTATCAAGCAACATAAGGGCTACAATAACCTGCCATTATATTTTAGCATATGAGTAAACAGAGaagtatttgaatatttcttttAATGGGAAATTATCTAAATCAAATTGGAAAGTGCTTGAATCTTGATCCTTCGCATTTGGCATCTGTAGCTTAATTGTATGCAAATAATGTACATGTAGACCTTCACACCTGCCTTTTAATAAAGCACTAATTAAGACGAGGAGAGGAGTCCCAATAGGCCTTATGTAACAACAGACATTTTGAcgtgtcatagcaggaaaagcacaggtgtagcAAATCACATTAACGTTGCTGGCTCTGTTCTATCCAAAtgtccctctctcctccagtcaCCCATAAAAATGTTCCTCTTCTGCATAATGAAAAGCACCCTGTGACCCTAAAAACTGAAGCAACTAAATTAAATTTAGCCATcattaatgtaattttaatatAATGAGGCTTTTCTGATTCTGACGTAATAGAAATCGACATTAGAAAATGTAGGACTTTGGTAGAGCTTTCTGAGACTACTGGACTGTGTCCTAAATCATTCCCCATGTACTGTGTAGTGCATCATGTTGACTGTCTGcaattttatttgcatttaagcATCTCTGTGGCACTCTACTGCGCTCTAGAGTAAACCACTGTCTGTATTATAGGGAGCAGTGAATAAGTGAACAAGGGAGTGGTTACGGGTATAGCACCAGAGAAAGgcaagctatttaaaaaaaagaaaaatgagctCACAATATCAAAAGGAATTCAGGAAACTGGAAagaactgaaactgaaaaataaatctgtcagacctattcaattaaaaacaacacaaaaaaacatgattgattGACTTCTACCCACCCCTGTAGGTGGTGATTTAATTTCTAGAGAGCTGATGCTTGCTGTTGCAAGTTTCTTTGTTGTGGATAccatctttgtttgtctctgaatGTCCTCCAGGCATCTGCTCACTGCACACGCATGTCACTTTGACTGCTCTCTTCTTCCACTCTGTTTCACAGACTGGAACCAGCATCTGCCCATCTCTGCTTCTTGTAAACGAGCAGGATTTTTAATTCACCTTGCTAGAATAATGTCACTCGtagtcacacacatacacacacacacacacacacacacacacacacacacacacacacacacacacacacacacacacacacacacacacacacaccacatccTGTTAAAATTGGGGAAAGATTATGTGCTTTGTGAGACAAGGTGAATTAAATTCACGTTAATATGGGTCAGGGGTGATATTCTGATTAAAATGCAAAGAAGAGTGTGAGCAGATTGACTGAAGACAGTGATGTGGCGATGTGGGTTTCCAGACTTCTTATCAGGTCGGCTGTCTGACAATGAAGGCTTGCTCTTCTTCCTTCACATGAGACAAAGGCCAAGCACTTGTTGATGCTAAACAATGCACTGCTGAATTAACTCTCTCTGCACAGAATGCTATATCGTACTGCAATGCTGACCATTGCTAGATTTTTTTGATATCCCTTTGATTATTTACTAAGAATCAATTAAGACAATAGCCGCAATCTGGCTATCAAGGAAACAAGCTGCCCAGCAAGTTGTCATGTAAACATCTCAACTGCATTCAGAGGTGCTCAGAGAATAACATAAACATGCTAGAAACAAAGTCACCACCaaaatgttatttgtatttACCGTATACCTATGACTTACCAGCATTGTTTTCTTAAGCAATAAGCATTCATGCATTCCTggtgtttgttattatttctaGTCCTATCTGGCAGGTTTCTTTTGAGTGGATGTCAAGCCTTATTTCACGGATtgaatatcaatatttaatcGTATTTTTTGTCAACCTTTCTTCAGTTGTGAGGTgagttttaaatataatatgcaTCTCCTCCTATTTCTTCTAAGATCATGAAGGAAATGTGTCGAGCCCTGGGTAATGCAGCTGCTGATGACAGTAAGTTATTATTGCTCAGCTCCGTGGGGACCGTTTTCTGCAGTGGCCTGGAGCCCTCGTACCTGATTGGCCGTCTGTCCACTGACCGCAGAAAAGAGAGCAGCCGCATCGCAGATGCCGTACGGTAAGAATGAACACAGACTCTCTTCTCACTTGCCATTGGACCTGATGGAGTTGGTACTTATTGTTCTGTGTCTCCTTTAGGGAGTTTGTGTTGGCATTCATCCACTTCAAGAAACCCATTGTGGCGGCAATAAACGGACCTGCTCTGGGCTTAGGGGCCTCCATCCTGCCCCTGTGTGATGTGGTGTGGGCCAGTGAGAGAGCCTGGTTCCAAACTCCATGCGCAGCCCTCCACCTCACCCCCTCTGGATGCTCCTCTTACACCTTCCCTCAGATCTTGGGCGTAGCTCTGGTGGGTcacagcaataataataataataataatcaatcctttattagtcccacaatggggaaattatttctctgcatttaacccatcccggaggagcagcgggctgcaatgaagcgcccggggaaaTATCAAGGCCTTTGGCAAAGTCCAATTAATCTAATTAGATTATTCCTATAACCACTTGATTACCCTGTATTAGTTTaccaaatcaaatattttgattGCATGCCATACTGAATTCACCCTCCTGTCCCCAATGACAGGCCAACGAAATGTTGTTCTGTGGAAGAAAACTCACAGCACAGGAAGCGTGCAGTCGAGGTCTGGTGTCACAGGTCTTCTGGCCGACCACATTTAACCAAGAAGTGATGCTGCGTGTGAAGGAGATGGCATCATGCAATGCAGTGGTAGGTCCTGATCTAGATGACCCAGAGGGCTAAGGTTTTTCTTGAATTTAATCATATGACCCTCTGccctttctgtgtgttttttttttttttaaaggttttggaAGAATCTAAATGCCTGGTGAGGAGCATGCTCATGTCAGTCCTGGAGGAAGTGAATGAGAAAGAGTGTCAGATGCTGAAGCAGCTGTGGTGTTCAACCAAAGGACTCGACGCACTGTTCAGTTACCTGCAGAACAAGACGTATGAGAAGTAAACATCCTCACCTAGAGAATTGAATGAATGTGGGACAAAGGTTATCTACAGAGGGACATCCAGGATGACAACGGTGTGATCTCATACTGAAGGAATAGTTGCTTTAAGGGTCTTTGTTTCTGTCCATCAGCAGAGGGGATTCTCTGGAGTTCTGTTTGCTTACATGTCTACCAACAACAACTGTATTACCTTCTTGCTTTGTAAATCAacttgtattttatatttattggaCCCAGAACTGTccacatgtttattttctagGCGTCTAAGAGCAAAGTGCCCACGGAGGTTCTTCAGGGAGGTACAGTGTGTTTCTGTACATATGCCAGACTTATGTGTTTATGAAATTATCAGGAGGTATGAAATCAATGTATGTCTGATAGCACgtgataatatatattaatatatatttattaagtgtaaaaaaGAGTTACTTTCTGAATATAAGGGTTTTCTTTAGTTGCTTTTTGTTTAGAGCTGAGGTTTAAATCAAAGTTTGCATGAGGACACCGTTTCTTGCTCCTTACATGCACATCATAAATGCTCGTTCATGTCAGTGGATCACGTTCAGTGACTGTTTGAAATTTCACGAAACACTCTGgatatttgaaagaaaatgtaagctCTTTGTGATCACACAATTCATTGTTCATACTGTTAACGTCCGTATTACACATAACAGACATCTTGTTTGCCGGTTAATTTGCTATCATTATCATAATCACCATAAATTTGCTCCTGTTATATGAAACCAAGATTAAAGCTCATGTACTAATGAGACCGTCTGGTGATTGGTGCATAAGCACATCAAATATCATCATCCTGTTGTCAACATCCCTCTGTCTTAAGTTATTTTCAActtcaacaaaaacaagagtttgattaatcttttatttatacaaattcAATTTCATAGAGGTTAGGACTTTTCTTTCAAGCAAGACTTATTTGAATTGAAAGGCAAATCAGAATGCTAAGTGGAAATAGAGAACACTGGAAGCCTCATGAGAATGATAGCACTAAATATACAATGTATCCATTCTTAATCAAATGGCATTTTGGGTTGAGtacaaaatatatgaataaattaagtgTGGCACATATGACATGGAAGGATTAGTAATGGATTTCATCCCATATAGTTTCAGCTACGTATAGAAGACGTACATGCAGCACTGTGgttgttcatatatgtttaacATGGCTTCTAGTTATCAGTGCAGATAGTTATTGTGTGAAATGCGTGATCATCGTCATAATTACTTTTagttctgattttttttttagagcgcTCAAAAAAGATGATAATTGCTTGGTCCTCATGTTAATCACATTGTGACTACACTAATTATCAATGTTCTATATTGTGGAAGTGCAACAGTCCAGTCCTGTAGCTGGAGTCGACTTTGTCCTTATCTGCATGTGATGATTCAAGATTTCAAGAAATTGTGTATCGCAATGTGCATTATATGTAGGGATCAACTTTGTTTTGCCCCAAAAAAATGTACGTCTGTGAAAATTGTTTCGTACAATTAAGAAGATATTTGTCAATTTTTGCAGTTGTACACATGCAGCACAGAATAATATATAACGTAGACTGTCATGTGTTACTAATTGCAtgtaacatactgtacatatgaaTGTGTTGCCTGCCTGGACACCAGGGTATGTTTTGTATAAACATTGTAAGTATTGTTAGAAATGGTGcagtatatttttgt
This region of Anoplopoma fimbria isolate UVic2021 breed Golden Eagle Sablefish chromosome 2, Afim_UVic_2022, whole genome shotgun sequence genomic DNA includes:
- the LOC129101086 gene encoding chromodomain Y-like protein 2, with translation MASGDLYEVERIVDKRRNKKGKWEYLIRWKGYGSKEDTWEPEHHLLHCEEFIDQFNSLRLHSHKRPKVPKNRQELLITSQPSATENARARSEARKKKRTCGPAVGVRVGGVLGIGSGGSGPTQKQRKVGVGPGKHALGDRISKVMTYKAPPSGGPHFVPPVRVPHNGLQNGAMDPLMYRTAARSHRLPSDSVDRELGGMDTTGQKFTAELGSPLANGKMHLHSSVKRKLAEEKGYVFDKRLRYNVRQNESNCRFRDIVVRKEEGFTHVLLSSQTTDNNALTPEIMKEMCRALGNAAADDSKLLLLSSVGTVFCSGLEPSYLIGRLSTDRRKESSRIADAVREFVLAFIHFKKPIVAAINGPALGLGASILPLCDVVWASERAWFQTPCAALHLTPSGCSSYTFPQILGVALANEMLFCGRKLTAQEACSRGLVSQVFWPTTFNQEVMLRVKEMASCNAVVLEESKCLVRSMLMSVLEEVNEKECQMLKQLWCSTKGLDALFSYLQNKTYEK